A part of Halobaculum sp. MBLA0143 genomic DNA contains:
- a CDS encoding carbohydrate ABC transporter permease — translation MTTDEPKSDGGTSVTTRHGQPTGRLRRLTETVTTPTVVDAAVYTLYAVAIVFFVFPAFWVVSASLRQEGGLFSSPFRLFPAEVSLTAYQQVIDAGVATWLLNSTIVTVFGVGGILVVSVPAAYAFSRFEFRGRRGLLGIVLLFQMISPVIIIVPLYTVMSTLGLLRTRAGLVLLYVGIQTPFSIWLLKGYFDTVPVELDYAARIDGCNRLQTLRYVLLRPVAPGIAVVGIFNTVLTWSEFVLAFTVLRSESRLHTISIGVYKFQGQYGNDWRAIAAASVIGMLPLILVFLGLQRYFVKGLVEGSLKG, via the coding sequence ATGACGACCGACGAACCCAAATCCGACGGCGGGACATCCGTCACGACCCGACACGGACAGCCCACGGGCCGACTCAGACGACTCACCGAGACGGTCACGACTCCGACGGTCGTCGACGCCGCGGTGTACACCCTGTACGCCGTCGCGATCGTCTTCTTCGTGTTCCCGGCGTTCTGGGTGGTGTCCGCGAGTCTCCGACAGGAGGGTGGGCTGTTCAGCTCCCCGTTCCGGTTGTTCCCCGCGGAGGTCTCGCTGACGGCCTACCAACAGGTGATCGACGCCGGGGTGGCGACGTGGCTGCTGAACTCGACGATAGTCACGGTCTTCGGTGTCGGCGGGATCTTGGTCGTCTCCGTGCCGGCAGCGTACGCCTTCTCCCGGTTCGAGTTCCGGGGCCGGCGTGGGCTGCTCGGGATCGTGTTGTTGTTCCAGATGATCTCCCCGGTGATCATCATCGTCCCGTTGTACACGGTGATGTCGACGCTGGGGCTGCTCCGGACCCGTGCCGGACTCGTGTTGTTGTACGTCGGGATCCAGACGCCCTTCTCCATCTGGCTGTTGAAGGGGTACTTCGACACGGTTCCGGTGGAGTTGGACTACGCCGCCCGGATCGACGGCTGCAATCGACTCCAGACGCTCCGGTACGTGTTGTTGCGCCCGGTCGCTCCGGGGATCGCGGTCGTCGGCATCTTCAACACCGTGTTGACGTGGTCGGAGTTCGTCCTCGCGTTCACGGTGTTGCGGAGCGAGAGCCGGCTCCACACCATCTCGATCGGCGTCTACAAGTTCCAGGGCCAGTACGGCAACGACTGGCGTGCCATCGCGGCCGCGAGCGTGATCGGGATGCTCCCGTTGATCCTCGTCTTCCTCGGACTGCAGCGGTACTTCGTGAAAGGACTCGTCGAAGGATCACTCAAAGGATGA
- a CDS encoding ABC transporter ATP-binding protein produces the protein MTDDYRRGAERTRHRESPRNAEQTDDRATTDGGQARRRSETGVPLELTDVTKTYGDSATAVEDLSLSLRDGELLVLVGPSGCGKSTTLRMIAGLEEPTSGDVRIDGQSVLGLEPEARNTAMVFQNYALYPHMTARQNIGFGLRMTTNLSDEEIAAEVESVADTLDVTELLDDTPDSMSGGQQQRVALGRAIVRDPSVFLLDEPLSNLDATLRARMRTEIQQLQRDLGVTTVYVTHDQTEAMTMGDRVAVLLDGEIQQVAPPMDCYHEPTNLFVAQFVGEPSMNTLSMRAERDGFAGPVDYPAVEPLVDAADGFDRVTVGARPEDVVVTETGDTRTTLPATVDVTEPVGERSFVHATLDGGPSVTAAVDGGADVRERDRIGLRLPPDRLHLFDTDSGEAIHHPDRESAVEFDLA, from the coding sequence ATGACAGACGACTACAGACGTGGCGCCGAACGGACACGCCACCGCGAATCTCCGCGCAACGCCGAACAGACAGACGACCGGGCGACGACAGACGGCGGTCAAGCCCGTCGTCGGTCGGAGACCGGGGTGCCGCTCGAACTGACGGACGTGACGAAGACGTACGGTGACTCCGCGACGGCGGTCGAGGACCTCTCCCTGTCGCTCCGTGACGGCGAACTGTTGGTTCTCGTCGGTCCGTCCGGCTGTGGGAAGTCGACCACACTCCGGATGATCGCCGGGTTAGAGGAGCCGACGAGCGGAGACGTCCGGATCGACGGCCAGTCCGTGCTCGGACTCGAACCAGAGGCGCGCAACACCGCGATGGTGTTCCAGAACTACGCGCTGTACCCACACATGACGGCTCGCCAGAACATCGGGTTCGGCCTGCGGATGACGACGAACCTCTCCGACGAGGAGATCGCCGCCGAGGTGGAGTCGGTCGCCGACACGCTCGACGTGACCGAGCTACTCGACGACACTCCAGACTCGATGTCCGGCGGTCAACAACAACGCGTCGCACTCGGACGGGCGATCGTCCGCGACCCGTCGGTGTTCCTGTTGGACGAGCCGTTGTCGAACCTGGACGCGACCCTCCGGGCCCGGATGCGGACGGAGATCCAACAGCTCCAACGCGACCTGGGCGTGACGACCGTCTACGTCACGCACGACCAGACGGAGGCGATGACGATGGGTGACCGGGTGGCCGTGTTGTTGGACGGCGAGATCCAACAGGTCGCGCCGCCGATGGACTGTTACCACGAACCCACGAACCTGTTCGTCGCGCAGTTCGTCGGTGAGCCCTCGATGAACACGCTCTCGATGCGCGCCGAGCGCGACGGGTTCGCCGGACCGGTCGACTACCCCGCCGTCGAGCCACTCGTGGACGCTGCCGACGGCTTCGACCGAGTGACGGTCGGTGCCCGGCCGGAGGATGTCGTCGTCACCGAGACGGGTGACACGAGAACGACACTGCCTGCGACGGTGGACGTCACCGAACCGGTCGGAGAACGCTCGTTCGTCCACGCGACGCTGGACGGCGGACCGAGCGTCACGGCTGCCGTCGACGGAGGCGCCGACGTGAGGGAACGCGACCGAATCGGGCTCCGACTCCCGCCGGATCGGCTCCACCTGTTCGACACCGACTCCGGCGAGGCGATCCACCACCCCGACCGCGAGTCGGCGGTGGAGTTCGACCTCGCCTGA
- a CDS encoding carbohydrate ABC transporter permease: protein MTGIDPTTDGSSSRLRAVGRRLLDHPVPWLAPALVLLGVFQLYPMVEAVSMSFTNESLVTTDTEFVGIEQYARLVTDPEFWAMLRVTAIYAFSSVVLHVLFGLVLALAIDYGVRRGLRGHLTTRVSVLLAWIVPGIIIGLVWKVMLVESELGAMNYFLGLVGIGPVPFRSDPTLALVSTIVAGTWRGTAFSMIMIYGGLQRVPQRLYEAARVDGAGRWDRFRHVTLPQLKSVLFVTVVLVTIYALNTFDLIFALTGGGPGRSTQVLALFMYQEAFQDNALGRGASIAVVMLVANLALTAVYLYAFDISEEI from the coding sequence ATGACGGGGATCGATCCGACGACAGACGGCTCGTCTTCCCGCCTCCGGGCCGTGGGACGCCGACTGCTGGACCACCCAGTGCCGTGGCTCGCCCCGGCGCTGGTGTTGCTCGGGGTGTTCCAACTGTACCCGATGGTGGAGGCCGTGTCGATGAGCTTCACCAACGAGAGCCTCGTCACCACGGACACGGAGTTCGTCGGGATCGAACAGTACGCCCGACTCGTGACCGACCCCGAGTTCTGGGCGATGCTGCGGGTGACGGCGATCTACGCGTTCTCGAGTGTCGTGCTCCACGTCCTGTTCGGACTGGTGCTCGCGCTGGCCATCGACTACGGGGTCCGGCGCGGGCTCCGTGGGCACCTCACGACCCGCGTGTCGGTGTTGCTCGCGTGGATCGTCCCCGGGATCATCATCGGACTCGTCTGGAAGGTGATGCTCGTCGAGAGCGAGCTCGGCGCGATGAACTACTTCTTGGGGCTGGTCGGGATCGGGCCGGTGCCGTTCCGGTCCGACCCGACGCTGGCGTTGGTGTCGACAATCGTCGCGGGAACGTGGCGAGGCACGGCCTTCTCGATGATCATGATCTACGGCGGGCTCCAACGGGTCCCACAACGACTGTACGAGGCCGCCCGTGTCGACGGCGCCGGACGGTGGGACCGGTTCCGCCACGTCACGCTCCCGCAGCTGAAGTCCGTGTTGTTCGTGACGGTCGTGTTGGTGACGATCTACGCGCTCAACACGTTCGACCTGATCTTCGCCCTGACCGGTGGCGGTCCCGGCCGGTCGACACAGGTGTTGGCTCTGTTCATGTACCAGGAGGCGTTTCAGGACAACGCGCTCGGCCGCGGAGCGTCGATCGCGGTCGTGATGTTGGTCGCGAACCTCGCGCTCACCGCGGTGTACCTCTACGCCTTCGACATCTCGGAGGAGATATGA
- a CDS encoding DUF6338 family protein: MAAAVAQTGVSLGRQLFFFLFLLVPGYFAVRAYYWANVALENDGRVNRLVSMAVGGFLSLAAVALWRELVPTVRFAPLAFLSPEWFVVDRELAVQTISRLSVLESVNLIASQVVVAVLGGYACGLAKRRLFEGRRGGSRRTRPWERLVDSLGPGDTVELLTTDGSRVVGEVAAFDSRPGDDDILLGNVRRSDRAPDLRRPRGSGLTRVSRENVARLSVRRPSGDDEESGA, encoded by the coding sequence ATGGCGGCAGCCGTCGCACAGACCGGCGTCTCGCTGGGCCGACAGCTGTTCTTCTTCCTATTCTTGCTCGTGCCGGGCTACTTCGCGGTGCGGGCGTACTACTGGGCGAACGTCGCACTGGAGAACGACGGCCGGGTGAACCGACTCGTGTCGATGGCCGTCGGGGGGTTCCTGTCGCTGGCGGCCGTGGCGCTGTGGCGAGAACTCGTGCCGACGGTTCGGTTCGCCCCGCTCGCGTTCCTGTCGCCGGAGTGGTTCGTCGTAGACCGCGAACTGGCCGTTCAGACGATTTCGCGGCTGTCGGTTCTGGAGTCGGTGAACCTGATTGCGTCGCAGGTCGTCGTCGCGGTGCTCGGGGGGTACGCCTGCGGGCTGGCGAAGCGTCGTCTGTTCGAGGGCCGACGCGGTGGCTCCCGTCGCACACGACCCTGGGAGCGACTCGTCGACAGCCTCGGGCCCGGAGACACGGTCGAACTGCTGACGACGGACGGGAGTCGCGTCGTCGGCGAGGTTGCGGCGTTCGACTCACGGCCTGGCGACGACGACATCCTACTCGGGAACGTCCGGCGGTCTGATCGAGCCCCCGACCTCCGTCGGCCGCGAGGCTCCGGACTCACACGCGTCTCCCGCGAGAACGTCGCCCGGCTGTCGGTGCGGCGACCCAGCGGCGACGACGAGGAGTCCGGTGCGTGA
- a CDS encoding isoaspartyl peptidase/L-asparaginase, with product MRVICHGGAGGVPDEPEPRQAALDDAAATGAAAETAVDAVVDAVELLEADDRFNAGYGGAVQSDGVVRTDAGIATDDRAVGAVASLAGVRDAVAAARVVMEETPHVLVAGEPGRELAADYGVETDVDLLTEEARADYEDADPPTGGPRDHLDWLDERFGGHDTVGAVAHDPETDGFAAATSTGGRTFALAGRVGDVPQLGSGFFAAPAGGASATGAGEDIAKATLTRRAVRHLESGLDAQAAADRAIQEFGEITGSSAGVIVLDEAGAGSAFNSEGMQTSVATE from the coding sequence GTGCGAGTCATCTGTCACGGCGGCGCGGGCGGCGTTCCCGACGAACCGGAGCCCAGACAGGCAGCCTTAGACGACGCGGCGGCGACGGGCGCGGCGGCGGAGACGGCAGTCGACGCGGTCGTCGACGCCGTCGAACTGTTGGAGGCGGACGACCGGTTCAACGCGGGCTACGGCGGCGCGGTGCAGTCGGACGGCGTCGTCCGGACGGACGCCGGAATCGCCACGGACGACCGCGCGGTCGGGGCCGTCGCCTCCCTCGCGGGCGTGCGCGACGCCGTCGCCGCCGCGCGGGTGGTGATGGAGGAGACGCCACACGTTCTCGTGGCCGGGGAGCCGGGCCGCGAGCTCGCGGCCGACTACGGAGTCGAGACGGACGTGGACCTCCTGACGGAGGAGGCGCGGGCCGACTACGAGGACGCAGACCCGCCGACCGGCGGCCCGCGCGACCACCTCGACTGGCTGGACGAGCGGTTCGGCGGCCACGACACGGTCGGCGCCGTGGCACACGACCCCGAGACCGACGGGTTCGCCGCCGCCACCTCCACCGGCGGCCGGACGTTCGCCCTCGCCGGGCGCGTCGGCGACGTGCCACAGCTGGGTTCGGGGTTCTTCGCCGCGCCGGCCGGTGGAGCCTCGGCCACCGGCGCCGGCGAGGACATCGCCAAGGCGACGCTGACGCGGCGTGCCGTGCGGCACCTGGAGTCCGGGTTGGACGCCCAGGCGGCCGCAGACCGCGCCATCCAGGAGTTCGGCGAGATTACGGGGTCGTCGGCAGGGGTCATCGTGTTGGATGAGGCCGGCGCCGGCTCGGCGTTCAACTCCGAAGGGATGCAGACGAGCGTCGCCACGGAGTGA